One segment of Meriones unguiculatus strain TT.TT164.6M chromosome 3, Bangor_MerUng_6.1, whole genome shotgun sequence DNA contains the following:
- the Klhl17 gene encoding kelch-like protein 17 isoform X2, whose translation MQPRGERPAGRTQSPEHGSPGPGPEAPPPPQPPAPEAERARPRQARPAAPMEGAMQLLSREGHSVAHNSKRHYHDAFVAMSRMRQRGLLCDIVLHVAAKEIRAHKVVLASCSPYFHAMFTNEMSESRQTHVTLHDIDPQALDQLVQFAYTAEIVVGEGNVQTLLPAASLLQLNGVRDACCKFLLSQLDPSNCLGIRGFADTHSCGDLLKAAHRYVLQHFVDVAKTEEFMLLPLKQVLELVSSDSLNVPSEEDVYRAVLSWVKHDVDTRRQHVPRLMKCVRLPLLSRDFLLGHVDAESLVRHHPDCKDLLIEALKFHLLPEQRGVLGTSRTRPRRCEGAGPVLFAVGGGSLFAIHGDCEAYDTRTDRWHVVASMSTRRARVGVAAVGNRLYAVGGYDGTSDLATVESYDPVTNTWQPEVSMGTRRSCLGVAALHGLLYAAGGYDGASCLNSAERYDPLTGTWTSIAAMSTRRRYVRVATLDGSLYAVGGYDSSSHLATVEKYEPQVNSWTPVASMLSRRSSAGVAVLEGALYVAGGNDGTSCLNSVERYSTKAGAWESVAPMNIRRSTHDLVAMDGWLYAVGGNDGSSSLNSIEKYNPRTNKWVAASCMFTRRSSVGVAVLELLNFPPPSSPTLSVSSTSL comes from the exons ATGCAGCCCCGTGGCGAGCGGCCTGCTGGCAGGACGCAGAGTCCAGAGCACGGTAGCCCGGGGCCCGGGCCTGAGGCGCCACCGCCGCCCCAGCCGCCGGC CCCGGAGGCAGAGCGAGCTCGGCCCAGGCAGGCCCGGCCTGCAGCCCCCATGGAAGGTGCGATGCAGCTGTTGAGCCGAGAGGGTCACAGTGTGGCACACAACTCCAAACGGCACTACCATGATGCCTTTGTGGCTATGAGCCGCATGCGGCAGCGTGGCCTCCTGTGTGACATCGTCCTGCATGTGGCAGCCAAGGAGATCCGTGCTCATAAGGTGGTGTTGGCCTCCTGCAGCCCCTACTTCCACGCCATGTTCACAA ATGAAATGAGTGAGAGCCGCCAGACACACGTGACACTGCATGACATTGACCCGCAGGCCTTAGACCAGCTGGTGCAGTTTGCATACACGGCTGAGATCGTGGTTGGCGAGGGCAACGTTCAG ACTCTACTCCCAGCTGCCAGCCTTCTGCAGTTGAATGGTGTCCGAGATGCCTGCTGCAAGTTCCTCCTGAGCCAGCTTGACCCTTCCAACTGCCTGGGCATTCGAGGATTTGCAGACACTCACTCATGCGGTGACCTGCTCAAGGCGGCACACAGGTACGTGCTGCAGCACTTCGTGGATGTGGCCAAGACTGAGGAGTTCATGCTGTTGCCACTGAAGCAG GTGCTGGAATTGGTCTCTAGTGATAGCCTGAATGTGCCCTCAGAGGAAGATGTCTATCGTGCAGTCCTGAGCTGGGTCAAACATGATGTAGACACTCGGAGGCAGCATGTACCAAGG CTGATGAAATGTGTACGGCTGCCTCTGCTGAGCAGAGACTTCCTATTGGGACACGTGGATGCCGAAAGCCTTGTGAGGCATCATCCTGACTGCAAGGATCTGCTCATTGAGGCCCTTAAGTTCCACTTGCTGCCTGAGCAGAGAGGTGTTCTGGGTACTAGCCGCACAAGACCCCGTCGCTGTGAGGGTGCTGGTCCTGTGCTCTTTGCTGTTG GTGGTGGGAGCCTGTTTGCCATCCACGGAGACTGTGAAGCATATGACACTCGAACTGATCGCTGGCATGTGGTGGCTTCCATGTCCACACGTCGAGCCAGAGTAGGGGTCGCTGCTGTTGGGAACCGACTGTATGCCGTGGGCGG CTACGATGGAACCTCAGACCTGGCTACAGTGGAGTCCTATGATCCTGTGACAAACACGTGGCAGCCTGAGGTGTCTATGGGCACAAGACGAAGCTGCCTGGGTGTAGCTGCCTTGCATGGGCTTCTGTATGCAGCTGGTGGCTATGATGGGGCTTCCTGCCTCAACAG TGCTGAACGGTATGACCCACTGACAGGAACATGGACATCCATTGCTGCCATGAGCACCCGGAGGCGATATGTGCGTGTAGCCACACTTG ATGGGAGCCTGTACGCCGTAGGTGGTTATGACAGCTCATCACACCTGGCCACCGTGGAGAAGTACGAGCCCCAG GTGAATTCATGGACACCTGTGGCATCCATGCTGAGCCGGCGCAGCTCAGCAGGAGTAGCAGTGCTGGAGGGTGCCCTGTATGTGGCAGGAGGCAACGATGGCACAAGCTGCCTCAACTCAGTGGAGAGATACAGCACCAAGGCTGGTGCCTGGGAGAGTGTGGCACCCATGAATATCCGCAG GAGTACACATGACCTGGTGGCCATGGACGGCTGGCTCTACGCTGTGGGGGGCAATGATGGCAGCTCCAGTCTCAACTCCATAGAGAAATACAACCCGAGGACCAACAAGTGGGTGGCAGCATCCTGCATGTTCACGAGACGCAGCAGTGTGGGTGTGGCAGTGCTGGAGCTGCTCAACTTCCCACCACCTTCCTCACCCACGCTGTCTGTGTCCTCTACCAGCCTCTGA
- the Plekhn1 gene encoding pleckstrin homology domain-containing family N member 1 isoform X3, which translates to MGNSHCIPQTPRRLRASFSRKPSLKGNREDSARKLAGLFGTEARPDGDTAANKIFHYIPGTDIPGLENHPENLEQPFLSVFKKGWRRTPVRNLGKVVHYSKVQLRFQHSQDISDCYLELFPSHLYFQAHGSEGLTFQGLLPLTELSICLIDGSREHAFQITGPLPAPLLVLCHSEAELSHWLYHLEKQMALLGGLRRCHSAPPQGPLGDELPCTQLWRASGCESMGSAICASRVKLQHLPSQEQWDRLLVLYPASLAIFSEEPERLSFKGELPLSAIHINLEEKEKEIRSFLIEGHLINTIRVICASYEDYSQWLLCLRSVSHREGPHTLPGPESFPGLHRPTQNQTNSNCVSTGRKKIELRRSASSQSPRGKTRREVSGSAVPLPLHLDLTKMSMLDLDCGPEAQDHSLDIPHSPLYADPYTPPATSHHKITDIQGLDEFLCAMQTSPGPELSSPFPSVSVSVPISDSSSGISSSPGPLSSHMLSKKGALQSRSSQRHRGSIKSRGPQPSDCPQLVTAAREDAPNSLSPPPDEEAPIWNKTSSPSHQKWPHIRKPAVEGGFIQWI; encoded by the exons ATGGGGAACAGCCACTGCATCCCTCAAACCCCCAGGAGGCTACGGGCCTCCTTTTCCAGAAAGCCCTCGCTCAAGGGAAACAG AGAGGACAGCGCCAGGAAGCTGGCTGGCCTGTTTGGCACCGAGGCTAGGCCTGATGGGGACACCGCGGCTAACAAGATCTTCCACTACATACCCGGGACG GACATCCCGGGCCTGGAAAATCATCCAGAAAACCTGGAACAGCCATTCCTGAGTGTATTCAAAAAAGGCTGGCGGAGGACACCTGTGAGGAACCTAGGCAAGGTTGTGCACTATTCCAAGGTTCAGCTGcggttccagcacagccag GACATCAGTGACTGCTATCTAGAGCTGTTTCCCTCTCACCTGTACTTCCAGGCTCATGGTTCTGAAGGACTTACATTCCAG GGGCTGCTACCACTGACGGAACTGAGCATCTGCCTGATTGATGGGTCCAGAGAGCATGCCTTccagattacag GCCCACTGCCTGCCCCGCTCCTTGTTCTCTGCCACAGTGAGGCTGAGCTCAGCCACTGGCTCTACCATCTGGAGAAGCAAATGGCTCTGTTGGGGGGTCTGCGACGCTGCCACTCAGCACCCCCACAG GGTCCTCTGGGTGATGAACTCCCCTGCACCCAGCTATGGAGAGCATCTGGGTGTGAATCCATGGGCAGTGCAATCTGTGCCTCAAGGGTCAAGCTGCAGCATCTGCCTTCCCAG GAGCAGTGGGACCGGCTTCTGGTACTATACCCAGCATCCCTGGCcatcttctctgaggagccagaaAGGCTTAGCTTTAAG GGGGAGCTTCCACTAAGTGCCATCCACATCAAcctagaagagaaggaaaaggagatccGTTCCTTTCTTATCGAAG GCCACCTCATCAACACCATCCGTGTGATATGTGCCAGTTATGAGGATTACAGTCAATGGCTGTTGTGCCTCCGGAGTGTCTCTCACAGGGAGGGGCCCCACACACTGCCTGGCCCAGAGAGTTTCCCAGGATTACATAGACCCACACAG AACCAGACCAACTCTAACTGTGTCAGCACTGGCCGAAAGAAAATAGAGCTGAGGCGCAGTGCCAGTAGCCAGTCTCCCAGGGGCAAAACTCGAAGGGAAGTATCTGGCTCAGCTGTCCCACTGCCCCTGCACCTCGACCTGACCAAG ATGAGTATGCTAGACCTAGATTGTGGCCCAGAGGCTCAGGATCACTCTTTGGACATTCCACACTCCCCACTCTATGCTGATCCCTACACACCACCAGCTACATCTCACCACAAGATTACAGATATCCAAGGCCTAGATGAG TTCCTCTGTGCGATGCAGACATCACCTGGACCTGAGCTATCAAGCCCGTTCCCCTCAGTCTCCGTGTCTGTGCCTATCTCTGACTCCAGCTCTGGAATCTCCAGCTCCCCTGGGCCTCTGAGCTCCCACATGCTCTCCAAGAAGGGTGCCCTGCAGTCTAGATCTTCCCAGAGACACCGGGGTTCCATCAAGAGCAGGGGACCACAGCCCTCGGATTGCCCTCAGCTT GTCACTGCTGCCAGAGAAGATGCACCCAATTCCCTGTCGCCACCTCCAG ATGAAGAGGCTCCTATCTGGAACAAgacttcctctccctcccaccaGAAGTGGCCACATATCAGGAAGCCTGCAGTAGAGGGGGGTTTCATCCAGTGGATCTGA
- the Klhl17 gene encoding kelch-like protein 17 isoform X1, with protein sequence MQPRGERPAGRTQSPEHGSPGPGPEAPPPPQPPAPEAERARPRQARPAAPMEGAMQLLSREGHSVAHNSKRHYHDAFVAMSRMRQRGLLCDIVLHVAAKEIRAHKVVLASCSPYFHAMFTNEMSESRQTHVTLHDIDPQALDQLVQFAYTAEIVVGEGNVQPPPASPIFMPQTLLPAASLLQLNGVRDACCKFLLSQLDPSNCLGIRGFADTHSCGDLLKAAHRYVLQHFVDVAKTEEFMLLPLKQVLELVSSDSLNVPSEEDVYRAVLSWVKHDVDTRRQHVPRLMKCVRLPLLSRDFLLGHVDAESLVRHHPDCKDLLIEALKFHLLPEQRGVLGTSRTRPRRCEGAGPVLFAVGGGSLFAIHGDCEAYDTRTDRWHVVASMSTRRARVGVAAVGNRLYAVGGYDGTSDLATVESYDPVTNTWQPEVSMGTRRSCLGVAALHGLLYAAGGYDGASCLNRYAERYDPLTGTWTSIAAMSTRRRYVRVATLDGSLYAVGGYDSSSHLATVEKYEPQVNSWTPVASMLSRRSSAGVAVLEGALYVAGGNDGTSCLNSVERYSTKAGAWESVAPMNIRRSTHDLVAMDGWLYAVGGNDGSSSLNSIEKYNPRTNKWVAASCMFTRRSSVGVAVLELLNFPPPSSPTLSVSSTSL encoded by the exons ATGCAGCCCCGTGGCGAGCGGCCTGCTGGCAGGACGCAGAGTCCAGAGCACGGTAGCCCGGGGCCCGGGCCTGAGGCGCCACCGCCGCCCCAGCCGCCGGC CCCGGAGGCAGAGCGAGCTCGGCCCAGGCAGGCCCGGCCTGCAGCCCCCATGGAAGGTGCGATGCAGCTGTTGAGCCGAGAGGGTCACAGTGTGGCACACAACTCCAAACGGCACTACCATGATGCCTTTGTGGCTATGAGCCGCATGCGGCAGCGTGGCCTCCTGTGTGACATCGTCCTGCATGTGGCAGCCAAGGAGATCCGTGCTCATAAGGTGGTGTTGGCCTCCTGCAGCCCCTACTTCCACGCCATGTTCACAA ATGAAATGAGTGAGAGCCGCCAGACACACGTGACACTGCATGACATTGACCCGCAGGCCTTAGACCAGCTGGTGCAGTTTGCATACACGGCTGAGATCGTGGTTGGCGAGGGCAACGTTCAG CCCCCTCCTGCCTCACCCATCTTCATGCCCCAGACTCTACTCCCAGCTGCCAGCCTTCTGCAGTTGAATGGTGTCCGAGATGCCTGCTGCAAGTTCCTCCTGAGCCAGCTTGACCCTTCCAACTGCCTGGGCATTCGAGGATTTGCAGACACTCACTCATGCGGTGACCTGCTCAAGGCGGCACACAGGTACGTGCTGCAGCACTTCGTGGATGTGGCCAAGACTGAGGAGTTCATGCTGTTGCCACTGAAGCAG GTGCTGGAATTGGTCTCTAGTGATAGCCTGAATGTGCCCTCAGAGGAAGATGTCTATCGTGCAGTCCTGAGCTGGGTCAAACATGATGTAGACACTCGGAGGCAGCATGTACCAAGG CTGATGAAATGTGTACGGCTGCCTCTGCTGAGCAGAGACTTCCTATTGGGACACGTGGATGCCGAAAGCCTTGTGAGGCATCATCCTGACTGCAAGGATCTGCTCATTGAGGCCCTTAAGTTCCACTTGCTGCCTGAGCAGAGAGGTGTTCTGGGTACTAGCCGCACAAGACCCCGTCGCTGTGAGGGTGCTGGTCCTGTGCTCTTTGCTGTTG GTGGTGGGAGCCTGTTTGCCATCCACGGAGACTGTGAAGCATATGACACTCGAACTGATCGCTGGCATGTGGTGGCTTCCATGTCCACACGTCGAGCCAGAGTAGGGGTCGCTGCTGTTGGGAACCGACTGTATGCCGTGGGCGG CTACGATGGAACCTCAGACCTGGCTACAGTGGAGTCCTATGATCCTGTGACAAACACGTGGCAGCCTGAGGTGTCTATGGGCACAAGACGAAGCTGCCTGGGTGTAGCTGCCTTGCATGGGCTTCTGTATGCAGCTGGTGGCTATGATGGGGCTTCCTGCCTCAACAGGTA TGCTGAACGGTATGACCCACTGACAGGAACATGGACATCCATTGCTGCCATGAGCACCCGGAGGCGATATGTGCGTGTAGCCACACTTG ATGGGAGCCTGTACGCCGTAGGTGGTTATGACAGCTCATCACACCTGGCCACCGTGGAGAAGTACGAGCCCCAG GTGAATTCATGGACACCTGTGGCATCCATGCTGAGCCGGCGCAGCTCAGCAGGAGTAGCAGTGCTGGAGGGTGCCCTGTATGTGGCAGGAGGCAACGATGGCACAAGCTGCCTCAACTCAGTGGAGAGATACAGCACCAAGGCTGGTGCCTGGGAGAGTGTGGCACCCATGAATATCCGCAG GAGTACACATGACCTGGTGGCCATGGACGGCTGGCTCTACGCTGTGGGGGGCAATGATGGCAGCTCCAGTCTCAACTCCATAGAGAAATACAACCCGAGGACCAACAAGTGGGTGGCAGCATCCTGCATGTTCACGAGACGCAGCAGTGTGGGTGTGGCAGTGCTGGAGCTGCTCAACTTCCCACCACCTTCCTCACCCACGCTGTCTGTGTCCTCTACCAGCCTCTGA
- the Plekhn1 gene encoding pleckstrin homology domain-containing family N member 1 isoform X1, which produces MGNSHCIPQTPRRLRASFSRKPSLKGNREDSARKLAGLFGTEARPDGDTAANKIFHYIPGTVSGGACLAGMDIPGLENHPENLEQPFLSVFKKGWRRTPVRNLGKVVHYSKVQLRFQHSQDISDCYLELFPSHLYFQAHGSEGLTFQGLLPLTELSICLIDGSREHAFQITGPLPAPLLVLCHSEAELSHWLYHLEKQMALLGGLRRCHSAPPQGPLGDELPCTQLWRASGCESMGSAICASRVKLQHLPSQEQWDRLLVLYPASLAIFSEEPERLSFKGELPLSAIHINLEEKEKEIRSFLIEGHLINTIRVICASYEDYSQWLLCLRSVSHREGPHTLPGPESFPGLHRPTQNQTNSNCVSTGRKKIELRRSASSQSPRGKTRREVSGSAVPLPLHLDLTKMSMLDLDCGPEAQDHSLDIPHSPLYADPYTPPATSHHKITDIQGLDEQFLCAMQTSPGPELSSPFPSVSVSVPISDSSSGISSSPGPLSSHMLSKKGALQSRSSQRHRGSIKSRGPQPSDCPQLVTAAREDAPNSLSPPPDEEAPIWNKTSSPSHQKWPHIRKPAVEGGFIQWI; this is translated from the exons ATGGGGAACAGCCACTGCATCCCTCAAACCCCCAGGAGGCTACGGGCCTCCTTTTCCAGAAAGCCCTCGCTCAAGGGAAACAG AGAGGACAGCGCCAGGAAGCTGGCTGGCCTGTTTGGCACCGAGGCTAGGCCTGATGGGGACACCGCGGCTAACAAGATCTTCCACTACATACCCGGGACGGTGAGCGGAGGGGCGTGTCTGGCTGGAATG GACATCCCGGGCCTGGAAAATCATCCAGAAAACCTGGAACAGCCATTCCTGAGTGTATTCAAAAAAGGCTGGCGGAGGACACCTGTGAGGAACCTAGGCAAGGTTGTGCACTATTCCAAGGTTCAGCTGcggttccagcacagccag GACATCAGTGACTGCTATCTAGAGCTGTTTCCCTCTCACCTGTACTTCCAGGCTCATGGTTCTGAAGGACTTACATTCCAG GGGCTGCTACCACTGACGGAACTGAGCATCTGCCTGATTGATGGGTCCAGAGAGCATGCCTTccagattacag GCCCACTGCCTGCCCCGCTCCTTGTTCTCTGCCACAGTGAGGCTGAGCTCAGCCACTGGCTCTACCATCTGGAGAAGCAAATGGCTCTGTTGGGGGGTCTGCGACGCTGCCACTCAGCACCCCCACAG GGTCCTCTGGGTGATGAACTCCCCTGCACCCAGCTATGGAGAGCATCTGGGTGTGAATCCATGGGCAGTGCAATCTGTGCCTCAAGGGTCAAGCTGCAGCATCTGCCTTCCCAG GAGCAGTGGGACCGGCTTCTGGTACTATACCCAGCATCCCTGGCcatcttctctgaggagccagaaAGGCTTAGCTTTAAG GGGGAGCTTCCACTAAGTGCCATCCACATCAAcctagaagagaaggaaaaggagatccGTTCCTTTCTTATCGAAG GCCACCTCATCAACACCATCCGTGTGATATGTGCCAGTTATGAGGATTACAGTCAATGGCTGTTGTGCCTCCGGAGTGTCTCTCACAGGGAGGGGCCCCACACACTGCCTGGCCCAGAGAGTTTCCCAGGATTACATAGACCCACACAG AACCAGACCAACTCTAACTGTGTCAGCACTGGCCGAAAGAAAATAGAGCTGAGGCGCAGTGCCAGTAGCCAGTCTCCCAGGGGCAAAACTCGAAGGGAAGTATCTGGCTCAGCTGTCCCACTGCCCCTGCACCTCGACCTGACCAAG ATGAGTATGCTAGACCTAGATTGTGGCCCAGAGGCTCAGGATCACTCTTTGGACATTCCACACTCCCCACTCTATGCTGATCCCTACACACCACCAGCTACATCTCACCACAAGATTACAGATATCCAAGGCCTAGATGAG CAGTTCCTCTGTGCGATGCAGACATCACCTGGACCTGAGCTATCAAGCCCGTTCCCCTCAGTCTCCGTGTCTGTGCCTATCTCTGACTCCAGCTCTGGAATCTCCAGCTCCCCTGGGCCTCTGAGCTCCCACATGCTCTCCAAGAAGGGTGCCCTGCAGTCTAGATCTTCCCAGAGACACCGGGGTTCCATCAAGAGCAGGGGACCACAGCCCTCGGATTGCCCTCAGCTT GTCACTGCTGCCAGAGAAGATGCACCCAATTCCCTGTCGCCACCTCCAG ATGAAGAGGCTCCTATCTGGAACAAgacttcctctccctcccaccaGAAGTGGCCACATATCAGGAAGCCTGCAGTAGAGGGGGGTTTCATCCAGTGGATCTGA
- the Plekhn1 gene encoding pleckstrin homology domain-containing family N member 1 isoform X2, with protein sequence MGNSHCIPQTPRRLRASFSRKPSLKGNREDSARKLAGLFGTEARPDGDTAANKIFHYIPGTDIPGLENHPENLEQPFLSVFKKGWRRTPVRNLGKVVHYSKVQLRFQHSQDISDCYLELFPSHLYFQAHGSEGLTFQGLLPLTELSICLIDGSREHAFQITGPLPAPLLVLCHSEAELSHWLYHLEKQMALLGGLRRCHSAPPQGPLGDELPCTQLWRASGCESMGSAICASRVKLQHLPSQEQWDRLLVLYPASLAIFSEEPERLSFKGELPLSAIHINLEEKEKEIRSFLIEGHLINTIRVICASYEDYSQWLLCLRSVSHREGPHTLPGPESFPGLHRPTQNQTNSNCVSTGRKKIELRRSASSQSPRGKTRREVSGSAVPLPLHLDLTKMSMLDLDCGPEAQDHSLDIPHSPLYADPYTPPATSHHKITDIQGLDEQFLCAMQTSPGPELSSPFPSVSVSVPISDSSSGISSSPGPLSSHMLSKKGALQSRSSQRHRGSIKSRGPQPSDCPQLVTAAREDAPNSLSPPPDEEAPIWNKTSSPSHQKWPHIRKPAVEGGFIQWI encoded by the exons ATGGGGAACAGCCACTGCATCCCTCAAACCCCCAGGAGGCTACGGGCCTCCTTTTCCAGAAAGCCCTCGCTCAAGGGAAACAG AGAGGACAGCGCCAGGAAGCTGGCTGGCCTGTTTGGCACCGAGGCTAGGCCTGATGGGGACACCGCGGCTAACAAGATCTTCCACTACATACCCGGGACG GACATCCCGGGCCTGGAAAATCATCCAGAAAACCTGGAACAGCCATTCCTGAGTGTATTCAAAAAAGGCTGGCGGAGGACACCTGTGAGGAACCTAGGCAAGGTTGTGCACTATTCCAAGGTTCAGCTGcggttccagcacagccag GACATCAGTGACTGCTATCTAGAGCTGTTTCCCTCTCACCTGTACTTCCAGGCTCATGGTTCTGAAGGACTTACATTCCAG GGGCTGCTACCACTGACGGAACTGAGCATCTGCCTGATTGATGGGTCCAGAGAGCATGCCTTccagattacag GCCCACTGCCTGCCCCGCTCCTTGTTCTCTGCCACAGTGAGGCTGAGCTCAGCCACTGGCTCTACCATCTGGAGAAGCAAATGGCTCTGTTGGGGGGTCTGCGACGCTGCCACTCAGCACCCCCACAG GGTCCTCTGGGTGATGAACTCCCCTGCACCCAGCTATGGAGAGCATCTGGGTGTGAATCCATGGGCAGTGCAATCTGTGCCTCAAGGGTCAAGCTGCAGCATCTGCCTTCCCAG GAGCAGTGGGACCGGCTTCTGGTACTATACCCAGCATCCCTGGCcatcttctctgaggagccagaaAGGCTTAGCTTTAAG GGGGAGCTTCCACTAAGTGCCATCCACATCAAcctagaagagaaggaaaaggagatccGTTCCTTTCTTATCGAAG GCCACCTCATCAACACCATCCGTGTGATATGTGCCAGTTATGAGGATTACAGTCAATGGCTGTTGTGCCTCCGGAGTGTCTCTCACAGGGAGGGGCCCCACACACTGCCTGGCCCAGAGAGTTTCCCAGGATTACATAGACCCACACAG AACCAGACCAACTCTAACTGTGTCAGCACTGGCCGAAAGAAAATAGAGCTGAGGCGCAGTGCCAGTAGCCAGTCTCCCAGGGGCAAAACTCGAAGGGAAGTATCTGGCTCAGCTGTCCCACTGCCCCTGCACCTCGACCTGACCAAG ATGAGTATGCTAGACCTAGATTGTGGCCCAGAGGCTCAGGATCACTCTTTGGACATTCCACACTCCCCACTCTATGCTGATCCCTACACACCACCAGCTACATCTCACCACAAGATTACAGATATCCAAGGCCTAGATGAG CAGTTCCTCTGTGCGATGCAGACATCACCTGGACCTGAGCTATCAAGCCCGTTCCCCTCAGTCTCCGTGTCTGTGCCTATCTCTGACTCCAGCTCTGGAATCTCCAGCTCCCCTGGGCCTCTGAGCTCCCACATGCTCTCCAAGAAGGGTGCCCTGCAGTCTAGATCTTCCCAGAGACACCGGGGTTCCATCAAGAGCAGGGGACCACAGCCCTCGGATTGCCCTCAGCTT GTCACTGCTGCCAGAGAAGATGCACCCAATTCCCTGTCGCCACCTCCAG ATGAAGAGGCTCCTATCTGGAACAAgacttcctctccctcccaccaGAAGTGGCCACATATCAGGAAGCCTGCAGTAGAGGGGGGTTTCATCCAGTGGATCTGA